From the genome of Sphingomonas sp. HMP6, one region includes:
- the lepA gene encoding translation elongation factor 4, giving the protein MATHILFSTNPGEYVTPLQNIRNFSIIAHIDHGKSTLADRLIQATGGLTDREMSEQVLDNMDIEKERGITIKAQTVRLRYVAKDGIEYALNLMDTPGHVDFAYEVSRSLAACEGALLVVDAAQGVEAQTLANVYQSIEHDHEIIPVINKIDLPSADPDKVKAEIEEVIGLDASQAVLTSAKAGIGIAEVLEAIVTRIPPPKGDAEAPLKAMLVDSWYDPYLGVVILVRVMAGVLKKGQQIKFMQAGTVHLVDRVGCFRPKIEQLTDLGPGEIGFITAQIKEVAQTRVGDTITDAKRPATEALPGFKEVQPVVFCGLFPVDAADFEKLRESISKLRLNDASFSFEMETSAALGFGFRCGFLGLLHLEIIQERLTREYDLDLITTAPSVVYEIELTHPDPAGTTHFELHNPADMPEPNKIALIREPWIEAVIYVPDEYLGSILKLCQERRGIQKNLTYVGGRAQATYELPLNEVVFDFYDRLKSLSKGYASFDYSQIGNREGDLVKMSILVNEEPVDALSMIVHRGTAEVRGRGMVERLKELIPRHLFKIPIQAAIGGKVIARETISAMRKDVTAKCYGGDASRKRKLLDKQKKGKLKMREYGSVSIPQEAFIAALRMGEE; this is encoded by the coding sequence ATGGCGACGCACATCCTCTTCAGCACGAACCCGGGCGAATACGTGACCCCTCTTCAGAACATCCGCAATTTCAGCATCATCGCTCATATCGACCATGGCAAATCGACGCTCGCCGACCGCTTGATCCAGGCGACCGGCGGCCTCACCGACCGGGAGATGTCCGAACAGGTCCTCGATAACATGGATATCGAGAAGGAACGCGGGATCACGATCAAGGCGCAGACGGTGCGCTTGCGCTATGTGGCCAAGGACGGGATCGAATATGCGCTGAACTTGATGGACACGCCGGGCCACGTCGATTTCGCCTATGAAGTCAGCCGCAGCCTCGCCGCGTGCGAGGGCGCGTTGCTCGTGGTCGATGCCGCACAGGGCGTCGAGGCGCAGACGCTGGCCAACGTCTATCAATCGATCGAGCACGATCACGAGATCATCCCGGTCATCAACAAGATCGACCTCCCCTCTGCCGACCCCGACAAGGTGAAGGCCGAGATCGAGGAAGTGATCGGCCTCGACGCGAGCCAGGCGGTGTTGACCAGCGCCAAGGCCGGGATCGGCATCGCCGAAGTGCTCGAAGCGATCGTCACGCGCATCCCGCCGCCCAAGGGCGATGCCGAGGCGCCGCTCAAGGCGATGCTCGTCGATAGCTGGTACGACCCCTATCTCGGCGTCGTCATCCTCGTGCGCGTGATGGCGGGCGTGCTGAAAAAGGGCCAGCAGATCAAGTTCATGCAGGCCGGCACCGTCCATCTGGTCGACCGCGTCGGCTGTTTCCGCCCGAAGATCGAGCAATTGACCGACCTCGGCCCCGGAGAAATCGGCTTTATTACCGCGCAAATCAAGGAAGTGGCACAGACGCGCGTCGGCGACACGATCACCGATGCCAAGCGCCCCGCCACCGAGGCGTTGCCCGGGTTCAAGGAAGTCCAGCCAGTCGTATTCTGCGGGCTGTTCCCGGTCGATGCCGCCGATTTCGAGAAACTGCGCGAGAGCATCAGCAAGCTGCGCCTCAACGATGCGAGTTTTTCGTTCGAGATGGAGACGTCCGCCGCTTTGGGCTTCGGCTTCCGTTGCGGGTTCCTCGGGCTGCTGCATCTGGAGATCATCCAGGAGCGCCTGACGCGCGAATATGACCTTGATCTGATCACCACCGCGCCAAGCGTGGTCTATGAAATCGAGCTGACCCACCCCGATCCCGCGGGCACGACGCATTTCGAGCTGCATAACCCCGCCGACATGCCAGAGCCCAACAAGATTGCGTTGATCCGCGAGCCGTGGATTGAAGCGGTTATCTACGTGCCCGACGAATATCTCGGCAGCATCCTGAAGCTGTGTCAGGAGCGGCGCGGCATCCAGAAGAACCTGACCTATGTCGGCGGCCGTGCGCAGGCGACCTACGAACTGCCGCTCAACGAAGTGGTGTTCGATTTCTACGACCGGCTGAAATCACTGTCGAAGGGCTATGCGAGCTTCGATTATAGCCAGATCGGCAATCGCGAGGGTGACCTCGTCAAGATGAGCATCCTCGTCAACGAAGAGCCGGTCGATGCGCTGTCGATGATCGTCCACCGCGGCACCGCCGAGGTTCGCGGGCGCGGCATGGTCGAGCGGCTCAAGGAACTGATCCCACGGCATCTGTTCAAAATCCCGATCCAGGCAGCGATCGGCGGCAAGGTGATCGCGCGCGAGACGATCAGCGCGATGCGCAAGGACGTGACCGCGAAATGCTATGGCGGCGACGCCAGCCGCAAGCGCAAGCTGCTCGACAAGCAGAAGAAGGGCAAATTGAAGATGCGCGAGTACGGCAGCGTCAGCATCCCGCAGGAGGCGTTCATCGCGGCGCTGCGGATGGGCGAGGAGTAA
- a CDS encoding TonB-dependent receptor, which yields MTSQTKWLLASSAGALACILATPAVARPEAPAPTGSAAPTAPSAVAAEEDQEIVVTGARPIAESEAAALNIQRDSDSLVTVAAADGVGRLPDQNIAQAVGRLAGAAVERDQGQARYISLRGAPNYWTTLSFDGINVVSPEGRDARFDSIPSAIASKIIVSKAVTPEMPGETVAGNVNVITRSAFDYKGLNVSGKAGFGVAEYGDRNQYEASLVASDRFQVGGGEIGILVSGSYFERGQITDNFETDYERVGSEIGATNGLTAPTTGNDKRPGWENRFWAQETENKLYRLTRRNWSASGRLDWKPDDANTISLRSIYTIFTDDEARDNYRFDLDDRQGDLALNTAACPTTVNTTPTTSGYGDVCVGNTPQKGTIYGIDIRQRSTLRAFKQSIFTNTVAGDHDFADGWHAMWLGNYTQSKDDRSVVGEASYESPSTRTLRPTVGYDFSDPNRGNLTLFTTNQLSGPTRFQAGTQVTAIDTFTKPASSFTVLDAVDTTDAYTAKLVLTRRTGFLGADATFKAGFQFDQRTKVADEKNIVLGSDSATRAAQFATIGLPSDYNQFSLDHGFLGKLPMGYTFRYFDTDKMRAVSAAARANFAFSPVTSNNYDVREQIFAGYLMGTLKYDWGSILGGVRAEHIKNRGSAVKLIGSTPSGLVTAESSQTLFFPSLHMNYNVDDTKKLRLSFNSGAARADYDQLRPNIVINDPNQTISSGNPDVKPERAYGVDAYFEWYMRPQGYLSVGAFYKKVNDVLYRQTRKYGSTDLDVGANLRSNYDFSRITNGGDGRVFGVEAAAQLQLEPWTKNLGLPDWMGGFGISANLTLNDSQVTKPAIGLIPTRKVRLPGTSDMVYNIGGYYEKYGLSLRLQYQRRSKWLDGIADDLTDAGDTYWAADDEMDFSARYAITKNFEVFFDATNLLNQPGRRFSDPGNLLRATGTPSPDTSAQTIEWERFGRRYAGGVRINF from the coding sequence ATGACATCGCAGACTAAATGGTTGCTCGCGTCCAGCGCAGGCGCGCTGGCTTGTATCCTGGCGACGCCGGCGGTGGCCCGGCCAGAGGCACCGGCTCCGACCGGGTCGGCCGCACCGACCGCGCCGTCAGCCGTGGCGGCGGAGGAAGACCAGGAGATCGTCGTCACCGGCGCACGCCCAATCGCCGAATCGGAAGCAGCGGCGCTCAATATCCAGCGGGATTCGGATTCGCTCGTCACCGTCGCGGCGGCCGATGGCGTCGGTCGGCTACCCGACCAGAATATCGCGCAGGCGGTCGGTCGTCTGGCCGGTGCCGCGGTCGAGCGAGACCAGGGTCAGGCGCGTTACATCAGCTTGCGCGGCGCACCCAATTACTGGACGACGCTGTCCTTCGACGGGATCAACGTGGTCAGCCCCGAAGGGCGCGATGCCCGCTTTGATTCGATCCCGTCGGCGATCGCGTCAAAGATCATCGTATCCAAGGCGGTGACGCCCGAAATGCCCGGTGAAACCGTGGCGGGCAACGTCAACGTCATCACGCGCTCGGCATTCGACTACAAGGGTCTGAACGTAAGCGGCAAGGCCGGGTTCGGCGTCGCCGAATATGGCGACCGCAACCAATATGAAGCCTCGCTCGTGGCGTCCGACCGGTTCCAGGTCGGCGGTGGCGAGATCGGGATTTTGGTCTCGGGCAGCTATTTCGAGCGCGGCCAGATCACCGACAATTTCGAAACCGATTATGAGCGCGTCGGCAGCGAAATCGGTGCGACCAATGGGCTGACCGCGCCCACGACGGGCAACGACAAGCGCCCCGGCTGGGAAAATCGTTTCTGGGCGCAGGAGACCGAGAACAAGCTGTATCGCCTCACCCGCCGCAATTGGTCCGCCTCGGGTCGGCTGGACTGGAAACCCGACGACGCCAACACCATTTCGCTGCGGTCGATCTACACGATCTTCACCGACGACGAAGCACGCGACAATTACCGCTTCGATCTCGACGATCGGCAGGGCGATCTGGCGCTCAACACCGCTGCCTGCCCGACCACGGTGAACACTACGCCGACGACGAGCGGCTATGGCGATGTCTGCGTCGGCAACACGCCGCAAAAGGGCACGATCTACGGCATCGACATCCGCCAGCGCTCGACGCTGCGTGCCTTCAAGCAATCGATCTTCACTAACACGGTCGCCGGTGACCATGACTTTGCCGATGGCTGGCATGCGATGTGGCTCGGCAATTACACGCAATCTAAGGACGATCGCTCGGTCGTCGGCGAAGCATCATACGAAAGCCCTTCGACGCGCACCCTGCGCCCGACGGTAGGCTATGACTTCAGTGACCCGAACCGGGGCAATCTGACGCTGTTCACCACCAATCAGTTGAGCGGCCCGACGCGGTTTCAGGCGGGCACGCAAGTGACGGCGATCGACACCTTCACCAAGCCGGCATCGTCGTTCACCGTGCTCGACGCCGTCGACACGACCGATGCCTATACGGCCAAGCTCGTCCTTACCCGGCGGACTGGCTTCCTCGGCGCCGATGCGACGTTCAAGGCGGGCTTCCAGTTCGACCAGCGCACCAAGGTGGCCGACGAAAAGAACATCGTTCTTGGCTCGGACAGCGCAACCCGCGCGGCACAGTTCGCCACGATCGGCTTGCCCAGCGATTACAACCAGTTCTCGCTCGACCACGGGTTTCTCGGCAAGCTGCCGATGGGCTACACCTTCCGCTATTTCGATACCGACAAGATGCGTGCGGTGTCCGCGGCGGCGCGCGCCAACTTCGCTTTCAGCCCCGTAACGAGCAATAATTACGACGTGCGCGAGCAAATCTTCGCCGGCTATCTGATGGGCACGCTGAAATATGACTGGGGTTCGATCCTGGGCGGCGTCCGCGCCGAGCATATCAAAAATCGCGGGTCGGCCGTTAAGTTAATTGGCAGCACGCCAAGCGGATTGGTTACCGCGGAGTCAAGTCAGACGCTGTTTTTCCCGAGCCTTCACATGAACTACAATGTTGACGACACCAAGAAGCTGCGGCTCTCGTTTAACTCTGGCGCAGCGCGCGCGGACTATGACCAGCTCCGCCCAAATATCGTCATCAACGACCCGAACCAGACGATTTCCAGCGGCAACCCCGATGTGAAGCCGGAACGCGCTTATGGCGTCGATGCTTACTTCGAATGGTATATGCGTCCGCAAGGCTATCTGTCGGTCGGCGCGTTCTACAAGAAGGTGAACGACGTCCTGTATCGCCAGACACGCAAGTACGGATCCACCGACCTGGACGTTGGCGCGAATCTTCGGTCGAACTATGATTTCTCGCGGATCACCAACGGTGGCGATGGACGCGTGTTCGGTGTCGAAGCCGCTGCGCAGCTGCAGCTTGAGCCCTGGACGAAGAACCTTGGCCTGCCCGACTGGATGGGTGGTTTCGGCATCAGTGCCAACCTCACACTTAACGACAGCCAAGTTACCAAGCCCGCGATCGGCCTGATCCCCACGCGCAAGGTACGGCTGCCCGGCACATCGGACATGGTCTACAACATCGGCGGCTATTACGAAAAATACGGCCTGTCGCTGCGCCTGCAATATCAGCGCCGGTCGAAATGGCTCGACGGCATCGCCGACGATCTGACCGATGCCGGAGACACCTATTGGGCGGCGGATGACGAAATGGATTTCTCGGCACGCTATGCGATCACCAAGAATTTCGAAGTTTTCTTCGACGCGACCAACCTGCTGAACCAGCCGGGGCGGCGCTTCTCCGATCCGGGCAATCTGTTGCGCGCGACCGGCACCCCTTCTCCGGATACCTCGGCGCAGACGATCGAGTGGGAGCGTTTCG
- a CDS encoding peroxiredoxin yields the protein MKYTAPFAAAALALVAVAPATAALKVGDKAPAFTTEAALGGTSFTFTLAKALKKGPVVLYFFPAAFTSGCTVEAHEFAEASAEFAKNGASLIGLTAGNAERIKEFSVKECASKFPVGLATPATITGYDVTLPQKTGWTNRTSYVISKTGKVAYVLSDLNPAGHVSGTMAAVKALKGK from the coding sequence ATGAAATACACCGCCCCCTTTGCCGCCGCCGCGCTTGCTCTTGTGGCGGTCGCCCCCGCCACCGCCGCCCTGAAAGTGGGCGATAAGGCACCGGCTTTCACCACCGAAGCCGCGCTGGGTGGTACGTCGTTTACCTTCACGCTTGCCAAGGCGCTGAAGAAAGGGCCGGTCGTGCTCTACTTCTTCCCCGCCGCCTTCACCTCGGGCTGCACGGTCGAGGCGCATGAGTTTGCCGAGGCGAGCGCCGAGTTCGCCAAGAATGGTGCGTCGCTGATCGGCCTGACCGCGGGCAATGCCGAGCGAATCAAGGAATTCTCGGTCAAGGAATGCGCCAGCAAATTCCCCGTCGGCCTTGCTACGCCTGCCACGATTACCGGCTATGACGTGACACTGCCGCAAAAGACCGGCTGGACCAATCGCACCTCCTACGTCATTTCGAAGACGGGCAAGGTCGCCTATGTGCTGTCGGACCTTAACCCGGCGGGCCATGTCAGCGGCACGATGGCCGCGGTGAAGGCGCTCAAGGGCAAATAG
- a CDS encoding CsgG/HfaB family protein, producing MTKLRFGATTAIVLALVSTQAQAQRLAKPSGTQKTQEATMNDVPRCATKHGTISIVDGDDSRGWTQYNLAPPQKLLKVLVQRSGCFNIVDRGSGLQAAQRERDIGNDLGLQRRSNVGQGQIKAADYVLQAEVQGANSNASGSGVAAGLGGILGGPIGGIVGGMRSRKMEANVVLSITNVRTTETLATEDGYAAKNSLSFGGGGGVFAGVAGGGAVGGGYDNTDIGRIVTLAFIQAYAKLVNDLGYIGAGDTGTAEAAPAKTFTAQGALALRSSASASGRVLRTLPPGSVVYPTGNKNGLWWEVADENDNVGWVINTKLAPSR from the coding sequence ATGACAAAGCTACGGTTTGGAGCAACGACGGCAATCGTGTTGGCACTCGTTTCGACGCAAGCGCAGGCCCAGCGTCTCGCCAAGCCGTCGGGCACGCAGAAGACGCAAGAGGCGACGATGAACGACGTGCCGCGCTGCGCAACCAAGCATGGGACGATCTCAATCGTCGACGGCGACGATTCGCGCGGCTGGACTCAGTATAATCTGGCGCCGCCGCAGAAACTGCTCAAGGTGCTCGTCCAGCGCTCGGGCTGCTTCAACATCGTCGATCGCGGCAGCGGGCTGCAGGCAGCGCAGCGCGAGCGCGACATCGGTAACGATCTCGGCCTGCAGCGCCGCTCCAATGTCGGCCAGGGCCAGATCAAGGCCGCCGACTATGTGCTGCAAGCGGAAGTGCAGGGCGCGAACAGCAATGCCAGCGGCAGCGGCGTCGCTGCGGGCCTCGGCGGCATTCTTGGCGGACCGATCGGCGGGATCGTCGGCGGCATGCGTAGTCGCAAGATGGAAGCCAATGTCGTCCTGTCGATCACCAACGTCCGCACGACCGAGACGCTGGCCACCGAGGATGGCTATGCCGCCAAGAATAGCCTCAGCTTTGGCGGTGGCGGCGGTGTATTTGCGGGCGTCGCTGGTGGCGGCGCGGTCGGCGGTGGGTATGACAACACCGATATCGGGCGGATCGTGACGCTGGCGTTCATCCAGGCCTATGCCAAGCTGGTCAACGACCTCGGGTATATCGGTGCCGGCGACACCGGAACGGCCGAGGCCGCACCGGCCAAGACCTTCACGGCGCAGGGGGCGCTCGCGCTCCGCTCTAGCGCCAGTGCGTCGGGCCGCGTGTTGCGGACCTTGCCGCCCGGGTCGGTCGTCTATCCGACCGGCAACAAGAATGGCCTGTGGTGGGAAGTCGCCGATGAAAACGACAATGTCGGCTGGGTGATCAACACCAAGCTCGCCCCGTCGCGCTGA